Within the Nicotiana tabacum cultivar K326 chromosome 11, ASM71507v2, whole genome shotgun sequence genome, the region ACAAGGGAGAGGAAATTTTTgagaaatctttaatgaaacgacgataaaaacctgcatggcccaagaaactgcgaatgcctttgacagATATCGgtggaggcaatttttcaatcgcttccacctttgccttgtccacctgcaaaccatctttggacaccttgtgccccaggactataccttcacgtaccatgaaatggcacttttcccaatttagcaccaagttagtttcttcacacctagcaagtactttatcaaggttcatcaagcagttatcaaaagaacatccaaacacagaaaaatcatccatgaacacttccacaaacctctcaaccatgtcagtaaaaatggTTATCATACACCTTTAAAACGTCGCaagtgcattacaaagaccaaagggcattcgcttgaacgcatacgtgccataaggacacgtaagagtggtcttctcttggtcctctggggctatagcaatctgattataccccgagtaaccatctaaGAAGCAGTAGTACTCCTGGCCAGCTactctatcaagcatttggtcaataaaggggaggggaaagtagtccttccgggtggcattgttcaattttctataatcaatacaaattctccaCCCGGTGATAGTTCTTGTAGGTATTAAATCATTATTCTCATTAActactacagtcatcccccctttcttGGGTACACATTggacggggcttacccatttgctgTCTGAGATAGGAAATACAATACTTGCAtcgagccacttaatcacttcttttcttaccacctctttcatgattggattgagtcggcgttgttgctctacaatgggcttgtgtccgtccttcatgaggattttgtgcatgcagaaggCTGGACTAATGCCCTTAATGTCAGACATAGTCCACCCAagtgctcgcttgtgctcacgtagcactctcaacagcttttcttcctgcaatttagacaagtcagacgagacaataacaggtaaagtgtcagagtcacccaaataagcatattgcaGGTGAGGTGGaaggggtttaagttccaatttTGGGGCTTcctcaattgacggctttggaggaGGCCCCTCTGGTCTATTCAAAGGCTCGAAGGGGTGCGTCCCTTGCAGGTACGCACAAGATGTATCAAGGAtttgcatcatctcctcaacctcctcATCAACCCCCAGGCTATCAAGCAATATAAGTGCTTTCTCTAGagaatcgtctagatatacaTTCGGATAATGAATCTGCTCATCGGCCTCAACAACAGATATCattgagagctcctcatagtggcggggaagttggattgctcTGTAGACATTAAAAACTGCTTCCTCGTCATCTACCCTCAAAATCATCTTTCCCTCTCTCACTTTGATAATTGCATCACCAGTAGctaagagaggtcgtcccaatatgattggaaccagtTCGTCAGCCTCATAATCGAGGATAATGAAATTAGCAAAGAAGATGAATTTCCCAATCTGcagcaacacatcttcaatcaccccttcAGGGTGTGCTATCGATCTGTCAGCCAGCTATAACATCATAGTAGTGGGCCTTGGAGCTCCCAGGCCCAGTTGCTTGAACAAGGACAGGGGCATTAGATTTATGCTCGCCCTCAAATCGCAAAGAGCATGAGCCACATCAATATTGCCAATGCGCACAGGAATcgtgaagctgccaggatccttaagcttttgagggagcttattttggacccttgaagtgcactcctcagtaagtgccaCTGTCTCAAATTCAGTTAATCttctcttgtgagccactatatcttttatgtatttagcatactttggaatttcacgaagcaCATCAACAAGTGGGATATTCAATTGAACCTGGCTCAACATAAAGAGGAATTTTgtgaacatgcgatcatcattctttttctgcaatctctggggAAAAGGTGGTGGTGGTCTTGGGGCCTCCTCTGGCTCTGAAATTTCAGCAGCATTCTTTGGCTCTTGAGTCACTTTAGGGATCAACTCTCCCTCAGGTATGGgcttgtctttctttttctttggcacttcctctagctccctcccgtttctaagtgtaactgcattcaCTTGAGGGTTCTTTTCCGTATCACTGGGGAGGGCGCCTGCAGGTCTAGTGTTTTGATTTGTTGCAAACTACCCTATTTGCCTTTCAAGATTTCTGAAGTCGGTCCTGAGTTGCTGATTGTCAATCAACAACTTCTTTAGCAGATCATtggtactttcttccatttgttggggtggtcTCTAAGGCTGATTGAAATTCCCTTGGGGTCTATGCTGATTCTGATTCTGCTGATTTTCACCCCATGAGAAGTtgggatgattcctccaatttggattgtaagaaTTCCCGTATTGTGCATGCTGATTCGATGGACCTCTGTTCTGTTGCCCCACATAATAGATGGATTctggattcgtggggcacatatCACTCATATAACTGTCGCCACAGAGTTCCCAGAAAATAGTCATTTGTTGTACGTATTGCATTGTCTGTGGTTGTTGCATTGTCATCCTAGTCATCTGATTGGCCAGCTTTGccatatcggctctcatggctgACACTTCGTCTAACTCAAGTAACCCAGCTGATTTTTGCTTAACTGCCTTTCGTGAATCACCCTCACCTTGCCAGTTattatcattagcagtgaagttattcAGCAAGATTTGGATTTCACTGTACGGTctggccatgcaactacccccacaagctgaatcaagattcatctttgaagcATCATCTAACCCAtctacaaaagtgtgacccaatacctcgtcTGTCTGGCAATGATGAGGACAGTCTCTGAGCATCTTCTTGTACCTTTACCATGTTTGACGCAGTGTCTCGCCAACTCGTTGTTCAAACCCAAGAATTTGACTCCTCAATACCTTTGTTTTCTTAGTgggaaaaaacttgattaagaatttcctcgCCAGATCATACCAAGTGCGGATTGAATTTGCTGGCTCTTTATTCAACCACTCCTTAGCTTCCCCAATCAGTGAAAAGGGGAAAAGTGTCAGCCTGATATAGTCCTTGGAAACATTCGGATAGTTGTAGGTAtccgtaatttccaagaaattcTAAATGTGCCTTTGCGGGTCTTCATGAGGTAAACCCACAAACAGCCCTGTGGATTGGATCAGCTGCACCATGTATTGtttcagctcaaagtgcccagtgatGTCAGGTTTCACAATGGCCTAAGTCATATTAGCCAGactgggccttgcggcttcaatcACCGCGAGTTCCTCATTATCTGCCATCTCAATTGGCtatggttgaactacgatgtccaactctctttcaattCTGGTTCTAGCGTCCACCTTCCTCCTCAATCTGTGAAGTGTTTGTTCAATTTCGGGGTCGAGAGGAAGGAGATTGTTTGCGCTTCTACTTCTTCGCATTCAATAGAAACTCCTGTATTAGCACAAACAAAGTGAACTGAGAGTTAAAActcgaataaataaataataaaagctcaatttagtcaagtagctaatttctaagtcccccgCAActgcgccaaaaacttgttgcaaccaaaaacactcacgcaagtgcacgtgatcgtcaagtaatagagtagtgagtagagtatcgttcccacaaaGACTTATGATTAATTGTTGACGGATTCAAACTCATTCCTGTATCTACCCAAGAGGTTGTTCACAAAAGAGAGAtgtaattgttttactacttaAACTATAAAGAATTAATCTAACTAAAGCAAGTAACCAAACGAATAGCAATTTCGAGTAACAAACagtaggagaggatattccagggtcacgggcaTAGTTAACAATCGTGTTGTGTTCTTGGCTTAGAATGACTAATCAatttatctgggttattgattgacagggttgatattactcataataatctgtcgagttcttactcgcctattctagtcaactcaatgcctatatgtctatggaattaagattaacaagaacgcatttacaattcctgtatttcaaccaagcaaggcaattgggtatatgtctatcccaattgcgaatccgttccccgaaacccgggttcaagaacttgctctatttaattctatatgcaatctaaagttcccactttcgagttcaactaaagattcgtagatagtatttcactgttagttactcagcaaaataattgaacgcagaattaaataaacaactcAATATGATAAACccactttgtcaaattaaactccaaacaacaacattcatgttttacccatgaccccagaacaatgggtcttagccactcatactagtgttcatcccaaataagttcaatttcatcacaaaatagcaaaaataagagaagaaaagaagaactttgATGGTCAAaactcctccttgcctcttgcctctctatttcttgcactaaACTATGAAAACCCTTCCTACTTTAaccttgggcgagcttgactttATTTAGGTTAAGTGGGTTTCTCTCCAGATTTCCAATTTTTACCCCTAAATAACGTTTTTCCGGACCGGACACACACGAGCTCGCGCATAACTTCGTGCATGATTCTGTCTCGGACTTTCTTACGCGCGAACTCCTGCGCGCCTTCGCGCGTTGCTTCGCGCACCTGGAGCTTGATTTCGTCCATTTTTTCATCTCGTCCTTGCGCGCACTCAACTCCgaggggttgttcttgctcataaatcattccagtatcctcttgaaagcatcatATAGGCTCATCATCCTGCAAtgtatacatatcacaattaaagcctatttttcatcattaaccataatatgtcattggaatataatcaagcggaagcataaacaatagctaaatcacctagatttcgcctattatcaaATACTTTgctataatattaaaaatattcgGAACGAACGAAACTGTTGCAAAGATATTTGACTCTATTAACTTTTAATTAAGTATTTCTAAAGGCAAATTGAGCGGGCGGTCGTTTAATTAGTTGGCGGTTTCTTGAGAGAGCGGTATATAAATTGATAATTCAAAGGCAAGCAGAGAGCCTGCGTCTCTCTTTTCCttaattttctctcttttctttctctttcagaTCTCATCATCTCAGGAAGTTTAGTTTGTGATAAGGAAAACCCAAAAATGGCGGTGGTGTCGCCATTAGCAAAGTACAAGCTGGTGTTTTTGGGAGATCAATCTGTGGGCAAAACCAGCATCATTACTCGCTTCATGTACGATAAATTCGACACCACTTATCAGGTCTCctctttctaattttttttttgtttcgtcAGCATATATATAATTTAATGTTCAGTTTTTGTACCGTTCTTGATAAGCCATCCATATGTTAATTATAGGGAGAATTTGAtgcttggatttttattttttgagttatTTGATTTCCCCTATGATAACGCTTCTTCTAAAATGAATATACCAAAGTGCAGAATACCCCTGTATGGTTCCTATGATAAAAGACTGAAACTTTAATTAAAATGGTAACGAAAGCTTTCTAGCTACTGAAGGGATTGTATATTGAAAAGACGCAAAGAGCTTTCTAGCTTTGTATGCAGAGCCGGATCTAGGATTTGAACTTCATGTGTTTTGAGTTTGAAATACAATCATAAATCATTTGATTTACTGGGTTCaaagtcaattttttttaaaaaaaaaacttatttagTGAATTTTAACACATATACTCTACATCCACCCTATTTCTGTGAGGGCTTCAATCTGAATGAGAAAGTATATGAGGACTTAAAGGATTGAAGTGATTGACTAGGAAAAAAAATCTTTTCCTGATTTCTGTTCTATTTCTGAATACATGACTTACAGCTGTGCGTGATACTGTCTATTTGAGAAAACTCAGTTTTTAAAAGTGATCAAATTTTACCATCCTTTATGATGGTTTTGGATGGATACATTGCTTCCAGATTATCAATTAAATCAGTGTTTTCCCCCTATATATGCAGGCTACCATTGGCATTGATTTTTTATCAAAGACAATGTACCTTGAAGATCGAACAGTTCGCTTGCAGCTCTGGtaggctctctctctctctctctctctctctctctctctctctctctctctctctctctctctctctctctctccctccctctctctctcttgtttttAGTTTTGATTAGCTAGATTGTTTCAgctaatattatttattttaaacttatcTGTAGGGTGTACTCGAAAATGTGAAAGAGAAGCGTGAATTAATTATAGCTAGAATAGTCTTTATAAAGACTAATAGTTTTCAAATGCACGTCTGTGTTCCATCTGCTTTTGTTATTCAGTTATTCTTATGTTAGGTGATATGAGAAAATAGCAAACTTGGAGAAAAGCTTACATGCTTTGCTTAGGATCGGAAATAGTCTCAAATCTGTTGTGTTGACGATATTGGGCAAACAGAGTCTTGCCCAATAAAATCATCTTATTTTATTTGTTCTAATTAAAGCATTATCGCGCAGGGATACTGCTGGTCAAGAGAGATTTAGGAGTCTTATTCCGAGCTACATTAGAGATTCTTCTGTTGCTGTCATTGTATATGATGTTGCCAGTAAGTGATTTCTTGACGTAGAATATTTCTACATATTCCATCAACTAAACTCAAGATaatcatcatatatatatatatatatatatatatatatctgcagACCGCCAATCATTTCTTAACACTTCAAAGTGGATTGAGGAAGTACGTACTGAACGTGGCAGTGATGTCATTATTGTTCTTGTTGGGAACAAAACTGATCTTGTTGATAAAAGGTATGGTGTGGATGGATCGATGTTTTCCTTTTGACAACTGGCTGGGTATGACTAAAATGTTTCGGCCTCTCACTAGTGTATGGATCTTTTTCATTTATCTTACGCCAGGCAAGTCTCCACAGAAGAAGGAGATGCTAAGGCTCGTGAAGTTGGAGTAATGTATATAGAAACCAGTGCTAAAGCTGGATTCAATATCAAGGTACACACACTCTTAAGTGCAATTATCATTCAAGAAATTCTTTTGCCCATCAGTCAAATTACATATCATATCCTGATCTCACTTAATTCTGCTCAGAATGGCATCATTTTTTTCATACTCAAATTGCATGATCCTAAGAATATGAAATTGAATATTGCAGCCTCTATTCCGAAAGATTGCTGCTGCGTTACCTGGGATGGAGACACTATCATCCACAAAAGGGGAAGATATGGTGGACGTTAATTTGAAGCCTACCACAAATACATCCCAAAATGAGCAGCAAGGGGGAGATTGTGCATGCTAGATTGTACTTAAAAGAATGTAGGCTTTTTCTTCTATGATGTACAACTCCATCAAAGAGGTAGCCGAAGACAGTCTGACCATTGAGGACGCGTTTGTTAGTGTCATCGCATTTTTGTTTAAAACTCCCTGTGTTTAATGGTTCCTAGCTAGTTCAGGAACCTTTTTTGTTCTGGATAAGTCAATGTATTTTACATTCATTTTAGCTTGTTGTACCacctattatttattgatacgcCACTTAACATATCGGGGGGAGTTCTTTTTCATTTGTCAAAGTTCTCACAACACACGCACAGACAATGATGATCGAGGTGCATCTTTTTGAATCTAACGATATATCTTCATaatggcaaaatacataagttggcaCTCGAACAATGGTtcaaatccctgttacacactttCTGTGGACACAAATAACATTACACACTCAACTTTTTAAAAGTGTGTCTAATACACCCCACTTTTTTCTTGACCACTTTACCTAAATATGGGTAATGTCACGCACCAATAAGGTCGTGACACGTGTcattaacataaataaataaaacaaaaaatataaaattacacATATACCCTCATCTTCTCCAACCCCATCTCTTCCACCTCCATCTCCTCCTCCACGGACCACCCAAAAAATTAGAACACACAATTCAACCCAAAAATTAGGAGCCCAAATGATTTAatcccaaaaagaaataaaaacatcaaaagcCAATAAGCCATGGCTCACACCACCGTATCATCACCACAACAAGGCCATTGTTAAAACAAATGCAACAATGGCAAAGGTAGATCGAAAATTACAACTGCTTGGGTACCATATCTATTGAAGCTTATCTACATCAACAAAGACATAAACGGACTATTTTCATTTATAGCTCTCTTCTAAAATTTTGTTTGTCATTTCCATGGTTGTCATCGCCACCACCAACTTTCAGAATAAAAAATTCAGCCTCCTCTTCAAAATAGATTGGAAGCTTGAGATtaatacaaaatatgtatatttaagagaaaatcagaaagaaaaagaaaaagaagggatTTGGTGGGGGGAGGTGTTGGCTAGCGGAAGAGAGAGATACAGGAAGGATGGGGAAGATGAGGAGATTGCAGACACATggcataaaataaataattagacaGTATTTTTATTAGTAGACGCGCTTCTATCGTGGTGTTTTACACATGCTGAGTCCTGGTCAAAAGCGGTGTGTATTagacactttttttttttggcaatccgctacgcaagcgcctagggctagttttttattaacaagagaaaagaaaaatacaacaattaggaagagtacaaataagggggacaatagcaccggtattgttacccatatgccttggctatataatcactcctctgcgcctcacattgccttatgatggcagcctcatgtcGAGGATTCATGGGGTAgctgccggcaaagtctcacgagAGCATATAATCTCATAACCTTGAGGatattttccaaaggcataggaccaaggcaacactaaccgggctaaaccttaccttactattCCTATTGAGGCTTTAAGTAGCCTCACCTACTAGcatgcatgtaaaaaataagagCTGGAAATtaccaaatattcaatgatcatcacagagtttataacatactctgtgatgatattacaaatgagaatactaatataatggtagaataaaatgatgaaggaattaaaatgttgtcccttcttgtccgaacttgtaatttcttcaatttgtaacTCTTTTTCATCACAATCCCAATTCTTCAAGATGTATTCAAAATTCATGATTTCTTTTTTGAACGATTGGACTTTGTAGATGTAGTTGGGGCGGCCttcttttgtttggcaactctcattgggagtcgcctaacatttaaaaaatcactaaccttgtcgtcccaactatttttccttgtatgaGATTTCCTATTTTTTCTGCTATGCATAGGTGACAAATCACCTTTTCTTGTTGCCTCTGCCCTGCATTGATTTAGAATATCATCTTCTTCACCTTCTTCATATGTATCTCTGCCCACAAACACCTGATTTTGCAAGTCTTGAACATGTTCTTGAATTACCACACTGTTTCCATCCTGTTTATTAACCAACGCTGCCTTGTTTTTGTGTTGTAATATGCTTTGCATTTTGTTCCTGCTATAATTCACTCGACCAGTGCTTAAAGCAGTAAGATTTAATGAGCTAGCAGGCTTTGAGCTTACCATTGCATCCAATAGTTTTCTTTCCGCTGGTGTAATAGTAGGAGTGGTTGTCACAATTTGTTGTTGCCCAGAAATTGTTGTTACTGTTGATGTGCGATCAGCAGTAGGTTTAATAACTGGATCATTTTGATTAAGTTGTTGCTCCATTGCATCGAAGATTGGATTATCTGTTACAATATGTTGCTGCCCAGATTTTATTGTAGCAGCTGTTTGATCAGTTTCAGCTAGGACTAACTGCTTTGTATGTGTTGTTGCAGTTCGCTTCAAGCTTCCATTTGGAGAATTTCTGGGCAAAAATATTGGAGCGTTGATATTCAATTTGCTCTTATGACTTGCTACTGGTCCCTCATCATATTTTGCCATTGCTAGACAGTCAAGATCTTCACCTGCACTCTCTTGATCGACCT harbors:
- the LOC107822377 gene encoding ras-related protein RABH1e-like — encoded protein: MAVVSPLAKYKLVFLGDQSVGKTSIITRFMYDKFDTTYQATIGIDFLSKTMYLEDRTVRLQLWDTAGQERFRSLIPSYIRDSSVAVIVYDVANRQSFLNTSKWIEEVRTERGSDVIIVLVGNKTDLVDKRQVSTEEGDAKAREVGVMYIETSAKAGFNIKPLFRKIAAALPGMETLSSTKGEDMVDVNLKPTTNTSQNEQQGGDCAC